From one Lycium ferocissimum isolate CSIRO_LF1 chromosome 7, AGI_CSIRO_Lferr_CH_V1, whole genome shotgun sequence genomic stretch:
- the LOC132063889 gene encoding pentatricopeptide repeat-containing protein At2g46050, mitochondrial, which translates to MIIKCRYFPIPRIYFNYQLLFLTTIVATNSSPLASVPTVELTHTNDSCKSHTCISNALKISAKIGNLDEGKHMHANIIKLGMTNVLSLGNQLLHVYVKCKEFVYACNLFDEMGVRNIVTWNTLICGLRYSTERFKTSDHLGFCYFKRMLMESVSPDCITFSGLLRLCLEQNDGVWLVKELHCAIMKLGYDQSCFLGATLVDLYGKFGLVGEARCVLDGVLASDLVLWNVMVSCYVSNGLGEDAFCLFNLMRLEGFKGDEFTFASLLNSCASLGFYDSGRQIQGLVIKVCLNKDVVVESALVDMYAKNEHITDARKAFDAMAFRNVVSWTTIIVGYGRRGDGEEAIELLKRMLREDFVPDELTLASVLSSCGNLSMATETVQVHSYAAKCVFSNSLSIGNALINAYSKCGSIVHAYQSFSSIKAPDLFSWTSMIGAYASHGFSKEAIQLFEEMLVNGVKPDSIVFLEVISACSHGGLFSKGLQYFSLMTNYYKIMPSSEHYACLIDLFGRLGLLNEAYEILNSMPVEYQPDALKAFIGACKIHGNMELAKWAAEKIFVIDPNDTATYFLMSNLYASDSNWLDAALIWKMAKERLHNKSSGCSVEITGGINTLA; encoded by the coding sequence ATGATTATCAAATGCCGCTATTTTCCAATTCCAAGGATTTACTTCAACTATCAGTTACTATTTCTAACTACCATTGTTGCAACCAATAGTTCCCCTTTAGCTTCAGTTCCTACTGTTGAGCTGACCCATACCAATGATTCATGTAAATCCCACACTTGCATTTCCAATGCCCTTAAAATTTCAGCCAAAATTGGCAATCTTGATGAAGGCAAACACATGCATGCAAATATAATTAAGTTGGGTATGACTAACGTGCTTTCCCTGGGAAACCAGCTCTTGCATGTTTATGTAAAATGCAAAGAGTTTGTTTATGCGTGCAACCTGTTCGATGAAATGGGCGTTAGAAATATTGTAACTTGGAACACGTTGATATGTGGTTTAAGGTATTCTACTGAGCGTTTTAAGACAAGTGATCATCTGGGGTTTTGTTATTTTAAGCGAATGTTGATGGAATCGGTGTCTCCTGATTGTATTACTTTCAGTGGGTTGCTCCGACTATGTCTGGAGCAAAATGATGGTGTTTGGTTGGTCAAGGAGTTGCATTGTGCAATCATGAAGCTGGGATATGATCAAAGTTGTTTTCTTGGTGCCACTCTTGTTGATTTGTATGGAAAGTTTGGGTTGGTTGGAGAGGCTAGGTGTGTTCTTGATGGGGTTTTAGCGAGTGATTTGGTGTTATGGAATGTTATGGTTTCTTGCTATGTATCAAATGGTTTGGGTGAAGATGCTTTCTGTTTATTCAATTTGATGAGATTGGAGGGGTTTAAGGGGGATGAGTTTACATTTGCTAGTCTACTTAATTCCTGTGCTAGTTTGGGGTTTTATGATTCAGGCAGGCAGATCCAAGGACTTGTCATTAAAGTTTGCCTTAACAAGGATGTGGTGGTTGAAAGTGCACTTGTTGATATGTATGCAAAGAATGAACATATAACCGACGCTCGTAAGGCTTTTGATGCGATGGCCTTCAGAAATGTGGTCTCTTGGACCACTATTATTGTAGGTTATGGACGTCGTGGAGATGGGGAGGAAGCTATTGAACTTCTAAAAAGGATGTTAAGAGAGGATTTTGTTCCCGATGAGCTCACTTTGGCTAGTGTCCTTAGTTCATGTGGTAACTTATCAATGGCCACGGAAACTGTACAAGTTCACAGTTATGCAGCAAAATGTGTATTCTCAAATTCTTTATCAATTGGAAATGCATTGATAAATGCATACTCAAAGTGTGGTAGTATTGTTCATGCTTACCAGTCCTTCAGCTCAATAAAAGCACCAGATCTTTTCTCATGGACATCAATGATTGGAGCTTATGCATCCCATGGCTTTTCAAAGGAAGCTATTCAACTTTTTGAGGAAATGTTGGTAAATGGTGTGAAGCCAGATAGTATTGTATTTCTAGAGGTTATCTCTGCGTGTAGCCATGGTGGTCTATTTAGTAAAGGGCTGCAGTACTTCAGTTTGATGACTAATTACTACAAAATTATGCCAAGCTCAGAACATTATGCCTGTCTCATAGATCTTTTTGGACGATTAGGCCTTCTAAATGAGGCTTATGAAATTCTAAACTCAATGCCAGTTGAATATCAACCAGATGCCCTGAAGGCTTTCATTGGTGCTTGTAAAatccatggaaatatggaattgGCAAAATGGGCTGCAGAAAAGATTTTTGTTATTGATCCAAATGATACTGCTACTTATTTCCTCATGTCAAACTTGTATGCCTCTGATAGTAATTGGCTTGATGCAGCCTTGATCTGGAAAATGGCAAAAGAGAGGTTGCATAACAAGTCGTCAGGCTGTAGCGTGGAAATTACTGGAGGAATCAACACATTAGCATGA
- the LOC132063890 gene encoding probable E3 ubiquitin-protein ligase RHB1A, which yields MGGCCCSSRKPPQLHGTPVFYYFPPVSEEYESLTSDDSAATAFTSGLLDDLNLDRSTPNTYRSPPAPIPFEVVLGHPQSRGSQFTDETVLQHSYEMTTCKDIRLSNCKAETESLLASLKKTGIDLLKSKSPIIKSAEEEDVCPTCLEEYDADNPRIVTKCNHHFHLSCILEWMERSETCPICNQEMIYEAL from the exons ATGGGTGGTTGCTGTTGCTCTTCAAGGAAGCCTCCCCAGCTTCATGGAACACCAGTTTTTTACTAT TTCCCACCAGTTTCTGAAGAGTATGAATCGCTGACATCTGATGATAGCGCTGCTACTGCATTTACGTCTGGCCTCCTGGATGATTTGAACCTAGATAGATCAACACCCAACACTTACCGCTCTCCACCTGCACCAATTCCATTTGAAGTAGTTTTGGGGCATCCACAGTCAAGAGGGTCCCAGTTCACCGATGAAACAGTACTTCAACATAGCTATGAGATGACTACTTGTAAAGATATCAGGTTATCTAATTGCAAAGCTGAAACGGAGTCTCTTCTTGCCTCCCTAAAGAAAACAGGGATTGACCTTCTAAAATCTAAGTCACCTATTATTAAATCAGCAGAAGAAGAGGATGTTTGTCCCACTTGTCTTGAAG AGTATGATGCTGACAATCCAAGAATAGTCACAAAATGTAACCACCATTTTCATCTTTCATGCATCCTTGAGTGGATGGAAAGAAGTGAAACATGCCCAATATGCAACCAG GAAATGATATATGAAGCTCTATGA
- the LOC132063891 gene encoding G-type lectin S-receptor-like serine/threonine-protein kinase SD2-2, which produces MISQKVLILLLISICFAFGVSSVPNASTKIAKSRMQHVNMTHVAEPTKESFSAGIKLGSLKGSIKLESLNKSRVVLSGNTTILSENNTFEMGFFKTNDETKWYLGIWFASIPTPNYVWVANRERPIKNPSLATLEITEDGKLVLKEDSRTIIWETSNLEKASDVKLLELGNLVLVSNEGVLVWQSFDFPTDTWLPGMNLTATKWLTSWKSTNDPSPGRYSLRLQTTTYGEIVLFYNGTYPYWSTGNWSENAFVGVPEMTVPYIYNFHFIAPFTPMASFGYTEVPSETGIPPPLTRFMVDFNGQIKQFTWIQQAQSWSMFWSQPENMCSTYGLCGNLGFCNSKSLNPCKCLPGFSPLDDDSWDAGDFSGGCRRESNEICSKNDGFEEVGMVRYDGARVVSITGTRSECEKKCLGNCSCIGLYHNERTNSCKNLYGSLLNLRNLTSDGTIEDKLYVRVQGGGHTQKKQIQVRLIVIEMICGFLVILSVGIGTFLIFRRRRIRKKKKDEEDVFPIMNLKVFSYKELNAATKGFSEKLGHGGFGTVFLGELSDSSLVAVKRLERPGGGEKEFRAEVCTIGNIQHVNLVRLRGFCSENSHRLLVYEYMSKGPLSAYLRRDSQNLSWDVRFRIAIGTARGIAYLHEECRNCIIHCDIKPENILLDEDFSAKVSDFGLAKLLGRDFSRVLATMRGTWGYVAPEWISGLAITTKADVYSYGMTLLELIGGRRNVEAPPSARGEEGRGTEEKWFFPPWAARKIIEGNVAAVIDERLCGTYNATEAERLGLIAIWCIQDDESMRPSMGMVVKMLEGVVEVTMPSPPKLLQALVSGESFHGVGVDSGKGTSSRDGGFSSGYNPQH; this is translated from the coding sequence ATGATTTCACAGAAAGTTCTCATTTTACTTCTCATCTCAATTTGTTTTGCATTTGGGGTCAGTTCTGTTCCAAATGCTAGTACAAAAATAGCAAAATCAAGAATGCAACATGTAAACATGACCCATGTAGCTGAACCCACTAAAGAGTCTTTTTCAGCTGGAATAAAGTTGGGATCTTTGAAAGGAAGCATAAAGTTGGAATCTTTGAACAAATCTAGAGTTGTGTTAAGTGGAAATACCACTATTTTGAGTGAAAACAACACATTTGAAATGGGTTTTTTCAAAACCAATGATGAAACGAAATGGTATTTGGGGATTTGGTTTGCTTCAATTCCAACACCTAATTATGTGTGGGTTGCTAATCGTGAAAGACCCATCAAGAATCCATCTTTAGCTACTTTAGAGATTACTGAGGATGGAAAATTAGTCTTAAAGGAAGATTCAAGAACCATTATATGGGAAACTAGCAACTTGGAGAAAGCTAGTGATGTAAAGCTATTGGAGCTAGGAAATTTGGTTCTTGTTTCTAATGAAGGTGTTTTGGTATGGCAAAGCTTTGATTTTCCTACAGATACATGGTTGCCTGGAATGAACTTGACTGCTACAAAATGGCTAACATCTTGGAAAAGTACCAATGACCCATCACCTGGAAGGTACTCTTTAAGGCTGCAAACAACAACCTATGGTGAGATTGTTCTTTTTTACAATGGTACTTATCCATATTGGTCCACTGGGAATTGGAGTGAAAATGCATTTGTTGGTGTACCAGAAATGACTGTTCCTTACATTTACAATTTCCATTTTATAGCACCTTTTACCCCTATGGCATCATTTGGATACACTGAAGTGCCATCAGAGACTGGAATTCCACCTCCTTTAACTAGGTTCATGGTggatttcaatggacagattAAACAGTTCACTTGGATCCAACAGGCACAAAGTTGGAGCATGTTCTGGTCACAGCCAGAGAATATGTGCAGTACTTATGGTTTGTGTGGGAATTTAGGGTTCTGTAATAGTAAGTCATTGAATCCATGTAAGTGTTTGCCAGGGTTTAGTCCTTTGGATGATGATTCATGGGATGCAGGGGATTTTTCGGGTGGCTGTCGGCGCGAGAGTAATGAAATTTGTAGCAAAAATGATGGATTTGAGGAGGTTGGAATGGTTCGATATGATGGAGCAAGGGTAGTTTCAATTACTGGAACTAGAAGTGAATGTGAGAAAAAATGTTTAGGCAATTGTTCTTGTATTGGTTTGTATCACAATGAGAGGACTAATTCGTGCAAGAATTTATATGGGTCATTGCTCAATCTTAGAAATCTTACTTCTGATGGAACTATTGAGGATAAGCTATATGTAAGAGTTCAGGGAGGAGGGCATACTCAAAAGAAGCAGATTCAAGTCAGATTAATTGTGATTGAAATGATCTGTGGATTTCTGGTAATTTTGTCTGTTGGAATTGGGACTTTCTTGATATTCAGGAGGAGAAGaataaggaagaagaaaaaagatgagGAAGATGTATTTCCTATAATGAATTTGAAGGTGTTTTCGTACAAAGAGCTTAATGCTGCAACAAAGGGATTTTCAGAGAAGCTTGGTCATGGTGGTTTTGGAACTGTGTTCCTAGGGGAACTATCGGATTCTTCCCTCGTAGCTGTGAAGAGACTTGAAAGACCTGGTGGTGGTGAAAAGGAATTTCGCGCGGAGGTATGCACAATAGGAAACATTCAGCATGTTAATTTAGTGAGGTTGAGGGGATTTTGCTCTGAAAATTCTCATAGGCTTTTGGTTTATGAGTACATGTCAAAGGGTCCTCTTAGCGCATATTTAAGGCGAGACAGTCAGAATTTAAGTTGGGATGTTAGATTCCGAATTGCTATTGGGACAGCAAGAGGTATCGCTTATTTACACGAAGAGTGTCGCAATTGTATAATACACTGCGACATTAAACCAGAAAACATTCTGCTAGATGAAGATTTTTCAGCAAAGGTTTCTGATTTTGGACTTGCAAAGCTCCTCGGAAGGGACTTTAGTAGAGTGTTGGCAACCATGAGGGGTACCTGGGGCTATGTTGCACCCGAGTGGATCTCTGGATTGGCTATCACAACTAAAGCTGATGTATATAGCTATGGCATGACATTATTGGAACTAATAGGTGGTCGACGAAATGTAGAGGCACCACCTTCAGCTAGAGGTGAAGAGGGCCGCGGAACAGAGGAGAAGTGGTTTTTCCCACCATGGGCAGCACGCAAGATAATCGAAGGAAACGTTGCAGCTGTCATCGATGAAAGACTATGTGGAACGTACAATGCCACTGAGGCGGAACGTTTGGGATTGATTGCGATTTGGTGCATTCAGGACGACGAATCAATGAGGCCTTCCATGGGAATGGTGGTGAAAATGTTGGAAGGAGTAGTTGAGGTGACAATGCCTTCACCTCCGAAGCTGCTCCAAGCATTAGTATCGGGAGAATCATTTCATGGGGTAGGAGTTGATTCGGGTAAGGGGACATCATCACGAGATGGAGGTTTCAGCTCGGGTTATAATCCACAACATTAG
- the LOC132063892 gene encoding protein DETOXIFICATION 34, translated as METPGEAGGETPMYGGSSMEPTELHSAPSAMLADYPPIQGFQDLKNLVGLESSKLWTIAGPIAFNILCNYGINSFTSIFVGHIGDVELSAVAISLSVIANFSFGFLLGMGSALETLCGQAFGAGQVEMLGVYLQRSWIILTASCFCIMPLYIFSTPILKLLGQRDDIAELAGKFSIQIIPQMFSLAINFPTQKFLQAQSNVAILAWVGFMALVMHIGVLFLFIRVFRWGVTGAAAAYDVSAWVISLAQVVYIVGWCKDSWKGLSWLALKELWPFVKLSVASAVMICLEIWYFMTIIVLTGHLENPVIAVGSLSICMNLNGWEGMLFIGINAAISVRVSNELGSGHPRAAKYSVFITVAESLIIGIFCMVLIILTKDHFALLFTSSEKMQKAVSKLAYLLAVTMLLNSVQPVISGVAVGGGWQALVAYINLACYYVIGLPLGFFLGYKTRLGVQGIWMGMIFGTFLQTIILCIIVYKTNWNDEVAQASERMRKWSGISDESDAK; from the exons ATGGAGACACCTGGCGAAGCAGGCGGGGAGACGCCAATGTATGGCGGCTCCTCCATGGAGCCGACTGAGCTACACTCGGCTCCATCAGCCATGCTGGCGGATTATCCGCCAATACAAGGCTTTCAAGATTTGAAAAACTTGGTTGGCTTGGAATCTAGCAAGTTATGGACAATTGCAGGTCCCATAGCATTTAATATTCTGTGTAATTATGGGATTAATTCTTTCACAAGTATATTTGTTGGACATATTGGAGATGTAGAGCTCTCTGCCGTTGCTATTTCTTTATCGGTGATAGCAAATTTCTCATTCGGCTTCTTG TTAGGCATGGGTAGTGCACTGGAGACACTATGTGGACAAGCATTTGGTGCAGGCCAAGTAGAAATGCTAGGAGTTTACTTGCAAAGGTCATGGATAATCCTTACTGCTTCTTGCTTCTGCATAATGCCACTCTACATATTCTCCACACCAATACTAAAGCTACTAGGCCAAAGAGATGACATAGCAGAGTTGGCTGGAAAATTTTCTATACAAATCATACCTCAAATGTTCTCCCTCGCAATCAACTTCCCGACCCAAAAATTCTTGCAAGCACAAAGCAATGTTGCGATCCTAGCATGGGTCGGTTTCATGGCTTTGGTCATGCATATCGGGGTGCTCTTTCTTTTTATCAGAGTTTTCCGATGGGGCGTTACTGGTGCTGCTGCAGCCTATGATGTTTCTGCATGGGTTATTTCTCTGGCCCAAGTAGTTTATATTGTTGGCTGGTGTAAAGATAGTTGGAAGGGGTTGTCTTGGTTGGCCTTAAAGGAACTTTGGCCATTTGTGAAGCTTTCTGTTGCATCAGCAGTTATGATTTGCTTGGAGATTTGGTATTTTATGACCATCATTGTTCTAACTGGTCATCTCGAGAATCCTGTCATTGCTGTtggatctctttctatttg TATGAACCTTAATGGATGGGAAGGCATGTTGTTCATTGGAATTAATGCAGCAATTAG tGTTCGCGTTTCCAACGAGCTTGGATCGGGCCACCCTAGGGCTGCAAAGTATTCAGTATTTATCACAGTGGCTGAATCTCTGATAATTGGGATATTTTGCATGGTACTAATCATATTAACAAAGGACCATTTTGCATTGCTTTTCACAAGCAGTGAAAAAATGCAAAAAGCTGTTTCTAAGTTGGCATATCTTCTTGCTGTGACCATGCTGCTAAATAGTGTCCAGCCAGTTATATCAG GTGTTGCTGTTGGAGGAGGATGGCAAGCACTAGTGGCATACATTAATCTGGCTTGCTACTACGTCATTGGCCTCCCACTTGGATTCTTCCTAGGCTATAAAACAAGGTTGGGGGTTCAG GGAATATGGATGGGCATGATTTTTGGAACTTTTCTGCAAACTATAATTCTTTGTATTATCGTATACAAAACCAATTGGAACGACGAG GTGGCACAAGCATCAGAGAGAATGAGAAAATGGAGTGGGATATCTGATGAATCAGACGCTAAATAA